ACGACTTCCTCCGCCGAAATATTGAGGTAGTCGGCAATCTCATTCACTGTTGGAACCTTTCCATTCGTTTTTGAAAGCTCATCTTTTGCTCTGCGAATTTTATTTCCAAGCTCTTTTAAGGAGCGGCTGACCTTTACTGTTCCATCATCACGGATGAATCGCTGGATTTCTCCTATGATCATCGGTACGGCATAGGTAGAAAATTTCACATCAAAGGAGAGGTCAAACTTATCTACGGATTTCAGCAGACCGATACACCCGATTTGAAAGAGATCGTCAGGCTCATACCCACGATTTAGAAATCTTTGAACGACCGACCATACGAGCCTCATATTTTTTTCGACCAAAAGATCTCTGGCACTCTGGTCGCCGTCTTGGCTTTTTCTAATTAGGTCTTTTACTTGATTATCATTAAGACGGGCGGACTTTGCGTCTTTTTTAACCTCCACATCCATAGCGAAACTCCTTAATTCGAAAACGCTTTGCTTTTAGTTAAGTGCTTGACCAGCCTTATAGTTGTTCCCATCTCAGGTGATGAATCGATCTTTACGTCATCCATAAAATTCTCCATAATCGTAAAACCCATTCCCGAACGTTCCATTTCCGGCTTTGTTGTAAAAAGCGGCTGCCTTGCTTCTTCCAGATCAACGATTCCTACCCCTTCATCACGAATCGTTAAGTAAACCACATGATCCTCAATTGCAACCGAAATATAGATCCAACCATTAGGTTCGTTTTCGTAGCCGTGGATGATCGCGTTTGTTACCGCTTCGGAAACGACCGTTTTTATTTCTGTCAGCTCATCCATCGTAGGATCCAGCTGGGCT
This window of the Bacillus gobiensis genome carries:
- the sigF gene encoding RNA polymerase sporulation sigma factor SigF; translation: MDVEVKKDAKSARLNDNQVKDLIRKSQDGDQSARDLLVEKNMRLVWSVVQRFLNRGYEPDDLFQIGCIGLLKSVDKFDLSFDVKFSTYAVPMIIGEIQRFIRDDGTVKVSRSLKELGNKIRRAKDELSKTNGKVPTVNEIADYLNISAEEVVMAQEAIRAPSSIHETVYENDGDPITLLDQIADSSESAWFDKIALKEAIKELDEREKLIVFLRYYKDQTQSEVAERLGISQVQVSRLEKKILKQMKNHMDLTEG
- the spoIIAB gene encoding anti-sigma F factor, encoding MKNEMNLQFSALSQNESFARVTVASFIAQLDPTMDELTEIKTVVSEAVTNAIIHGYENEPNGWIYISVAIEDHVVYLTIRDEGVGIVDLEEARQPLFTTKPEMERSGMGFTIMENFMDDVKIDSSPEMGTTIRLVKHLTKSKAFSN